The Gouania willdenowi chromosome 3, fGouWil2.1, whole genome shotgun sequence genome includes a region encoding these proteins:
- the serf2b gene encoding small EDRK-rich factor 2, whose protein sequence is MTRGNQRELARQKNAKKQTEHGKGKRDGDGLSAAARKQRDAEIMQQKQKKANGGDGGGEGAKEGTKSKILA, encoded by the exons ATGACAA GAGGAAACCAGCGTGAGCTTGCTCGCCAGAAAAATGCCAAAAAGCAAACCGAGCACGGGAAAGGAAAGAGGGATGGAGATGGTCTGTCAGCTGCAGCCCGCAAGCAAAG GGATGCAGAAATAATGcagcagaaacaaaaaaaggccaatggaggagatggaggaggTGAAGGAGCTAAAGAAGGCACCAAGTCCAA AATCTTGGCCTAA